One region of Mesomycoplasma ovipneumoniae genomic DNA includes:
- a CDS encoding P110/LppT family adhesin N-terminal domain, with amino-acid sequence MKKFFNFKNFTNKTSNIVIGISSLTLVSGLAISIPLGIYSYNRSYYQQLNEEIQTLSLDQEQNPFKNGLAGLFDNLTVKDNFKNLTAFTALNLAKSKIYNFDLLSLIDLDKLYENEFQISYDLINAQVSGNSIKNIVLFLKSKSDNQIFSKAVDIKNFAEENKVAADFSKFEIDEEKSSINIDSKNLISFAEFKTKIQANFSAFQETESQKFIAFEKALLALKGSYNFINNLGNPSFIRDGLTLEPTIVDNNLSFFSENRKNYLNFDLIDGDKKTPIQLEIKGIATDQEIEAEVKSWLNDELIPEIELKPEIQQNLVSKNLSLGSYLYSTQDDKTNTSLPKNFSKLFNYTSNEFSLNTNKLKNYIVNIDVILKDLSEISEQDRLNLIKDGKVRLNLSGTLTKRDQQKFIKVLDFKFDTDIKPDLNEFSRIFAKNLPQTQLQDFSLPKASNTPALSSDRLVQIFNEIKQSSNQIDTKNPDAKLVSQLYLLDFGKNPTKDSLEKYKNELIEISKSQAIQAQTFSDSGDGKSENENKNQPLTLGKSIWKALNLQRNFISLDVKPEINFEKQSDNFVIEFSLVSTKNNEKLASSKIQINNVLSSQQSAFDVASKFYPTFFLDGKASFSQTSPTETLKIQDLSDNDINFENSNYIENKSTHNGFEIKKAFKFIDNSLKTENTSSSSEAPKTNPAPFSRVNSGVVYFAFRPKNINDYKKHYLLSDSNGSGLFIQKVARSKYVEKSKSIEGKIVGNKVEINSSPSIDAKQVDAKIDEYVIGFDFQQVENFKSYNNHSRQGQNSLHLGLESFLTSLKEKQAVVLGPNSWNIKNRFFSADINENSTGFPPNSEYRPLMEIANRTDESRFFSQELQNSSPIVGQNIIPIIEQDQDILLEIIKTPWSFEITAYSSSNNQLNSPSSVSLNAKTIYNINHLTQVWTPFPNFFNLDWSQIGPNPEKMTTDNSSGESVSTQSQKSNASIILKGLAVYNNSQLTSPLGKPAREEIKRSFINAYLR; translated from the coding sequence ATGAAAAAGTTTTTCAATTTTAAAAATTTTACAAATAAAACATCAAATATAGTTATCGGAATTTCATCTTTAACATTAGTTAGTGGGCTTGCTATTTCAATTCCCTTAGGAATTTATTCTTATAATCGTTCCTACTATCAACAATTAAATGAAGAAATTCAAACATTGAGTTTAGATCAAGAACAAAATCCTTTTAAAAATGGGCTAGCCGGTTTGTTTGATAATTTGACAGTTAAAGATAATTTTAAAAATTTAACCGCATTTACTGCACTAAATTTGGCAAAAAGCAAAATTTATAATTTTGACCTTTTATCATTAATAGATCTTGACAAATTATATGAAAATGAATTTCAAATTAGTTATGATTTGATAAATGCGCAAGTTAGTGGAAATTCGATAAAAAATATTGTTTTATTTTTAAAGTCAAAAAGTGACAACCAAATTTTTTCAAAAGCAGTTGATATCAAAAATTTTGCTGAGGAAAATAAAGTTGCTGCTGATTTTTCTAAATTTGAAATTGATGAAGAAAAGTCATCAATTAATATAGATTCAAAAAATTTAATTAGCTTTGCTGAATTTAAAACTAAAATTCAAGCTAATTTTAGCGCGTTTCAAGAGACAGAAAGCCAAAAATTTATTGCATTTGAAAAAGCGCTTTTAGCCCTTAAGGGAAGTTATAATTTTATAAATAATTTAGGAAATCCGTCCTTTATTCGCGATGGTCTTACTCTTGAACCAACAATTGTTGACAATAATCTTAGTTTTTTTTCTGAAAATCGGAAAAATTATCTTAATTTTGATTTAATTGACGGTGATAAAAAAACTCCAATTCAACTGGAAATAAAAGGGATTGCTACTGATCAAGAAATTGAAGCTGAAGTAAAATCTTGACTAAATGATGAGTTAATTCCTGAAATAGAATTAAAACCTGAAATCCAGCAAAATCTTGTTAGCAAAAATTTGTCACTTGGATCATATTTATATTCAACTCAAGATGATAAAACAAACACCTCACTTCCAAAAAATTTTTCAAAATTATTTAATTACACTAGCAACGAGTTTAGTCTAAATACTAATAAATTAAAAAATTATATCGTAAATATAGATGTTATTCTTAAGGATTTGTCTGAAATCAGTGAGCAAGATCGCCTAAATTTAATTAAAGACGGGAAAGTTCGTTTAAATTTAAGCGGAACCTTAACAAAAAGAGACCAACAAAAATTTATAAAAGTCTTAGATTTTAAATTTGACACTGATATCAAACCTGATCTAAACGAATTTTCACGTATTTTTGCAAAGAATTTACCTCAAACTCAATTACAAGATTTTTCTCTGCCAAAAGCTTCAAATACGCCAGCACTTAGTTCGGATAGATTAGTTCAAATATTTAATGAAATTAAGCAATCATCTAATCAAATTGACACCAAAAATCCTGATGCAAAATTAGTTAGTCAGCTTTATTTGCTTGATTTTGGTAAAAATCCAACCAAAGATTCGCTTGAAAAGTATAAAAATGAGTTAATAGAAATTTCAAAATCTCAAGCCATTCAAGCCCAAACTTTTTCAGATTCAGGTGATGGCAAAAGTGAAAATGAAAATAAAAATCAACCATTAACTTTAGGAAAGTCTATCTGAAAAGCTTTAAATTTACAGCGTAATTTTATTTCACTTGATGTCAAACCAGAAATAAATTTTGAAAAACAAAGTGATAATTTTGTTATTGAATTTTCGCTGGTTTCTACTAAAAACAACGAAAAATTAGCCTCCTCAAAAATCCAGATTAATAATGTTTTAAGTTCACAACAGAGCGCCTTTGATGTTGCTTCCAAATTTTATCCAACCTTTTTCCTTGATGGAAAAGCTAGTTTTTCACAAACTTCACCAACCGAAACACTAAAAATTCAAGACTTATCTGATAATGACATTAATTTCGAGAATAGTAATTATATAGAAAATAAGTCAACCCACAATGGTTTTGAAATCAAAAAAGCCTTTAAATTTATAGATAATTCGCTAAAAACCGAGAATACTTCTAGTTCATCTGAAGCGCCAAAAACAAACCCCGCCCCGTTTTCGCGAGTTAATTCAGGCGTTGTTTATTTTGCCTTTAGACCAAAAAATATTAACGATTATAAAAAGCATTATTTACTTTCAGATTCAAATGGCAGTGGACTTTTCATTCAAAAAGTTGCAAGATCTAAATATGTTGAAAAATCAAAATCAATTGAAGGAAAAATTGTAGGTAATAAAGTAGAAATTAATTCCAGTCCTTCAATAGATGCCAAACAGGTTGATGCAAAAATTGATGAATATGTTATTGGTTTTGATTTTCAACAAGTTGAAAATTTTAAATCGTATAATAATCATTCTCGCCAAGGTCAAAATTCGCTACATTTAGGATTAGAATCATTTTTAACTTCTTTAAAAGAAAAACAAGCTGTTGTTCTTGGTCCTAATTCTTGAAATATAAAAAATAGGTTTTTTTCGGCAGATATAAACGAAAATTCTACTGGTTTTCCGCCTAATTCTGAATATCGCCCATTAATGGAAATTGCAAATCGTACCGATGAAAGCCGTTTTTTTTCACAGGAACTTCAAAATTCCTCACCAATTGTTGGTCAAAACATTATTCCAATAATTGAGCAAGACCAAGATATTCTCCTTGAAATTATTAAAACCCCTTGATCTTTTGAAATTACAGCTTATTCTTCGTCAAATAATCAACTAAATTCGCCATCCTCAGTTAGTTTAAATGCCAAAACAATTTATAATATAAATCATTTAACTCAAGTGTGAACCCCATTTCCTAATTTTTTCAATCTTGATTGATCTCAAATCGGGCCTAATCCTGAAAAAATGACAACCGATAATAGCTCAGGCGAATCAGTTTCAACTCAAAGTCAAAAGTCAAATGCTTCTATAATTCTTAAAGGTCTTGCTGTTTATAACAATTCTCAATTGACTAGCCCTTTAGGAAAACCAGCTCGTGAAGAAATCAAACGCTCCTTTATTAATGCATATTTAAGATAA
- the yihA gene encoding ribosome biogenesis GTP-binding protein YihA/YsxC produces MWKFLKSCPEQCYFEDQFAFIGRSNVGKSSLINALARQKIARISSTPGKTQLLNYYQTSQNKLIVDLPGYGYARLSHAKKDQIESMIFNYFSKNSNILLVFLLIDSQIGFTDLDFSMIEFLVSLNIKVQILANKIDKTNQSQRSKLLKVCKNLSLECLNVSAKTGTNLDKIHQIINQEKN; encoded by the coding sequence ATGTGAAAATTTCTTAAATCATGCCCGGAACAATGTTATTTTGAAGATCAATTTGCTTTTATTGGTCGTTCAAATGTCGGTAAGTCCTCACTTATTAATGCGCTAGCAAGGCAAAAAATTGCCCGTATTTCGTCAACTCCTGGAAAAACTCAGCTTTTAAATTATTACCAAACTAGCCAAAATAAATTAATTGTTGATCTTCCAGGTTATGGCTATGCGCGCCTTTCTCATGCAAAGAAAGATCAAATAGAATCGATGATTTTTAATTATTTCAGTAAAAATAGCAATATTTTACTAGTTTTTTTGCTAATTGATAGTCAAATCGGTTTTACTGATCTTGATTTTAGTATGATTGAGTTTTTAGTTTCATTAAATATAAAGGTGCAAATTTTAGCTAATAAAATCGATAAAACAAATCAATCCCAGCGCTCAAAACTGTTAAAAGTGTGTAAAAATTTATCACTTGAGTGTTTAAATGTTTCGGCAAAAACTGGTACAAATTTAGATAAAATTCACCAAATAATTAATCAAGAAAAAAATTAA
- a CDS encoding surface lipoprotein, whose amino-acid sequence MKKIYPKKWFLGVSLSLMPIIFFIAAACGQNDGSKNIDSNEDNDSGSIIKQNPNPPEELGGNKTKGQGDSTPFLETQKGKIESDTFKLIQETEEQKEKIKETEEQAKQIEEKQTEINKELDKIEQNQPSTDEQESAKISENIKKEKEKLEIEKEKLEKQKKEQEEKLLKEKERLSKLEEEKRQKELEKQKIILEENKLRIQTVNDLNAVLAKIPNSLEIAELEKKSSNNVATVLYRYKQKSSTFHYENFVKKIDNFDDQNYTISFSFPFDVKTVENNSDNNKGRLENVELSVSKKGSNTKVTKRVNLFWNLEQSKQIQQNEEPELYQKELRPVFSKISPSILAYGLVNADNEAVLNSVLFGDFNAAFSEVSLSVGLKDEFLGIKSLNDEEKFSFDIISATPDDENGTLKIQVKKTKFKEQKEQIGDLQEFTFSNLKKNNKNMAEFEFEIDKHKVWPQIREKGIFKDNRHNKDQLSEVQKGRIAKIIFESLYFKIKNPDPEVLLKEFLVKDHIKNNNFFPYPQIIALEWDDMINDGHKKIALKLEDKKLIYSFKLKYANLLPNSTITPQDQTLQFSDYKSTEIKGEIPLDQFLI is encoded by the coding sequence ATGAAAAAAATATATCCAAAGAAATGGTTTTTAGGAGTTTCTTTGAGTTTAATGCCGATTATTTTTTTTATTGCAGCTGCTTGTGGGCAAAATGACGGTAGCAAAAACATTGATTCAAATGAAGATAATGATTCAGGGTCAATAATTAAACAAAACCCTAATCCGCCAGAAGAATTAGGTGGAAATAAAACTAAAGGGCAGGGTGATTCTACGCCTTTTCTTGAAACACAAAAAGGCAAAATTGAATCAGATACTTTTAAATTAATCCAAGAAACAGAAGAACAAAAAGAAAAAATCAAAGAAACAGAAGAACAAGCAAAACAAATTGAGGAAAAACAAACAGAAATAAACAAAGAACTTGATAAAATTGAACAAAATCAACCTTCAACTGATGAACAAGAAAGTGCTAAAATTTCAGAAAATATCAAGAAAGAAAAAGAAAAACTAGAAATTGAAAAGGAAAAATTAGAAAAACAAAAAAAGGAACAAGAAGAAAAACTACTTAAAGAAAAAGAGCGCCTTTCAAAACTTGAGGAAGAAAAAAGACAAAAAGAACTAGAAAAACAAAAAATAATACTTGAAGAAAATAAACTTCGTATTCAAACAGTCAATGATTTAAATGCTGTTTTAGCAAAAATTCCAAATTCTTTAGAAATAGCCGAACTGGAAAAAAAGTCGTCAAATAATGTTGCAACTGTACTTTATCGTTATAAGCAAAAATCTTCAACTTTTCATTATGAAAATTTTGTAAAAAAAATTGATAACTTTGACGACCAAAATTATACAATTAGCTTTAGTTTTCCTTTTGATGTTAAAACTGTTGAAAATAACAGCGATAATAATAAAGGAAGGCTAGAAAATGTTGAACTTTCAGTATCCAAAAAGGGTTCAAACACAAAAGTAACAAAGCGAGTGAACCTTTTTTGAAATTTAGAACAATCAAAACAAATTCAACAAAATGAAGAGCCAGAATTATACCAAAAAGAATTACGACCTGTTTTTAGCAAAATAAGTCCTTCAATTTTGGCATACGGCTTAGTCAATGCTGATAATGAAGCAGTTTTAAATTCAGTACTTTTTGGTGATTTTAATGCTGCATTTAGCGAAGTTTCACTTTCAGTTGGCCTTAAAGATGAATTTTTAGGGATAAAATCACTAAATGATGAGGAAAAATTTTCCTTTGATATTATAAGCGCAACCCCTGACGATGAAAATGGGACTTTAAAAATTCAAGTCAAAAAAACAAAATTTAAAGAGCAAAAAGAACAAATTGGTGATCTTCAAGAATTTACTTTTTCCAATTTAAAGAAAAATAATAAAAATATGGCTGAATTTGAATTTGAGATTGACAAACATAAAGTTTGGCCTCAAATAAGAGAAAAAGGAATTTTCAAGGACAATAGACATAATAAAGACCAACTATCAGAGGTTCAAAAAGGACGAATAGCTAAAATAATTTTTGAGAGCCTCTATTTTAAAATAAAAAACCCCGATCCTGAGGTTCTTTTAAAGGAATTTTTAGTCAAAGATCATATTAAAAACAACAACTTTTTCCCTTATCCACAAATTATTGCCCTAGAATGAGATGACATGATAAATGATGGCCATAAAAAAATTGCACTCAAACTAGAAGATAAAAAGTTAATTTACAGTTTTAAACTAAAATATGCTAATCTTTTACCAAATTCAACGATTACTCCTCAAGATCAAACACTCCAATTTTCAGATTACAAAAGCACTGAAATTAAAGGCGAAATTCCCCTTGATCAATTTTTAATTTAA